A stretch of the Coprobacillus cateniformis genome encodes the following:
- a CDS encoding helix-turn-helix domain-containing protein, which yields MYFKDYIKMMRDRDKITQAQLANALNVSLNTIKKIESGSTKIPNSKLLNAIAEYENAHPCKVLSRILFGDIVEDTDERSKKAMRVTFAYFSYKYLEGWNIDHVFNVEYVDDIGDRQFIGEISKKKDSKYVLLIDYIDRYQLDTRYIDWREYQIGFFTQIFTTMISIDKKYMGMNILFDANDEKEVTIFNALKSFDTDRVKTQITYILFDDVEYKIKDTHLVTK from the coding sequence ATGTACTTTAAAGACTATATAAAAATGATGAGAGATAGAGATAAAATTACACAAGCACAATTAGCCAATGCTTTAAATGTGTCTTTGAATACCATAAAAAAAATTGAAAGTGGATCAACAAAAATCCCAAATTCTAAATTGCTAAATGCAATAGCAGAATATGAAAATGCACATCCATGCAAAGTATTAAGTAGAATTTTATTCGGTGATATTGTTGAAGACACTGACGAAAGATCAAAAAAAGCAATGAGAGTCACTTTTGCTTATTTTTCTTATAAGTATTTGGAAGGATGGAATATTGATCATGTTTTTAATGTTGAATACGTAGATGATATAGGTGATAGACAATTTATTGGAGAAATAAGCAAGAAAAAAGATTCTAAATATGTATTATTGATTGATTATATTGATAGATATCAATTAGATACAAGATACATTGATTGGCGAGAATACCAAATAGGATTCTTCACCCAAATATTTACAACTATGATATCTATTGATAAAAAATACATGGGAATGAATATCTTATTTGACGCTAACGATGAAAAAGAAGTAACTATCTTTAACGCGCTCAAATCCTTTGATACAGATCGTGTTAAAACTCAAA
- a CDS encoding AAA family ATPase, whose product MPITQKELLEKEFKSEGVNLFGGLLKPGLYVLAGTSKVGKSMVATTMANCVAQGIDFFGKSMPKGKVIYFDNDNYDFETKNRIISLNLSGTNEILYEFNDSKSIYDINERLNQIVDMEKYKLIIIDSYVGLDEVISSNDSYYEVYPILKELRDIVVKKNLICILIHHTKKNKERIDQDNLIGSKALSGATTGTLLLSVRNEFDTHGELKLILRSNKSIIKIKKDEKNINWILDTDEYSITEEIPKNILLLINTVVSLEKHELVGTCQEIVQKTKMELNPNYLTKYLKQNKPYLDENHITFINDRNGQKRIIKIVYHENDKMTG is encoded by the coding sequence ATGCCAATAACTCAAAAAGAATTATTAGAAAAAGAATTTAAATCAGAGGGCGTAAACCTTTTCGGTGGGTTGCTTAAGCCAGGTTTGTATGTTTTAGCTGGAACAAGCAAAGTAGGAAAATCAATGGTTGCAACAACAATGGCAAATTGTGTAGCACAAGGTATTGATTTTTTTGGTAAATCTATGCCTAAAGGCAAAGTTATTTATTTTGATAATGATAATTATGATTTTGAAACAAAGAATCGAATTATTTCGTTAAATCTTTCAGGAACAAATGAAATTCTATATGAGTTCAATGATTCTAAATCTATATATGATATAAATGAAAGATTAAATCAAATAGTTGATATGGAAAAATATAAACTTATTATTATTGATTCGTATGTTGGATTGGATGAAGTTATCTCTTCTAATGATAGTTATTATGAAGTTTATCCTATTTTAAAGGAATTAAGAGATATTGTTGTTAAGAAAAATCTAATATGTATTCTTATTCATCATACAAAGAAAAATAAAGAAAGAATAGATCAGGATAATCTCATAGGGTCAAAAGCACTTTCTGGGGCTACGACAGGAACGTTGTTACTTTCCGTAAGAAATGAATTTGATACTCATGGAGAATTGAAACTCATATTAAGAAGTAATAAATCTATAATTAAGATCAAAAAAGATGAAAAAAATATTAATTGGATATTAGATACTGATGAATATTCAATAACTGAAGAAATACCAAAAAATATTCTTCTGTTGATTAATACAGTAGTAAGTTTAGAGAAACATGAACTTGTAGGAACTTGTCAAGAGATTGTTCAAAAGACAAAGATGGAACTTAATCCTAATTATCTTACAAAGTATCTAAAACAAAATAAACCTTATTTAGATGAAAATCATATCACTTTTATTAACGATAGAAATGGTCAAAAAAGAATAATTAAAATAGTCTATCATGAAAACGATAAAATGACAGGATGA
- the mobV gene encoding MobV family relaxase, with amino-acid sequence MAHAQKVKRTGVIGLVIHCERREGCELSNKDIDISRTHLNYNLAETIQPMKPEIFIKKRIDEVKHIKRDDIVYLVDWIVTLPKDVLADDQERFFEYTYDFLRDKYGIQNIVSAWVHNDEATPHIHFSFIPVVEIDGIERLKCKDILTKKELKRFHPDLGAYLENRLGYMPAIQNDATINGNRTIKELKNQEDLSLKKSLKNVYDHIEASKNIIVESNKINYETTNIFEKTKSLKKSHQVIDELKNTNKQLQSDVRTLSHLTLTQKKEIDSYRQMPLAKQLKEKNQVINNLYDSIFSLEKQIKDQEYDFSCLRNNYDRLENKTEKLKNQIFIHESFLSLIGLDKVFNEFKSIFTRNDYSINIDILKDICFKTIKKSAMMFKTLKERINFLSQQNISNEDVFLKKEQHSYKDISR; translated from the coding sequence ATGGCACATGCACAAAAAGTCAAACGTACAGGTGTCATCGGCTTGGTCATTCACTGTGAGCGTAGAGAAGGGTGCGAACTTTCAAACAAAGATATAGATATAAGTCGTACGCATCTCAACTATAATCTTGCTGAGACAATTCAACCGATGAAGCCTGAAATATTCATAAAGAAAAGAATAGATGAAGTTAAACATATCAAACGTGATGATATTGTTTATCTTGTTGATTGGATAGTAACTTTACCAAAAGATGTACTTGCTGATGATCAAGAAAGATTCTTTGAATACACATATGATTTTCTAAGAGACAAATATGGTATTCAAAATATTGTAAGTGCGTGGGTACACAATGATGAAGCAACACCACACATTCATTTCTCATTTATACCAGTTGTAGAAATTGATGGAATTGAGAGGTTGAAATGTAAGGACATTTTGACAAAGAAAGAACTCAAGCGATTTCATCCTGATTTAGGAGCTTATCTTGAAAATAGATTGGGTTATATGCCAGCTATCCAAAACGATGCCACAATCAACGGAAATCGCACAATAAAAGAACTCAAAAATCAAGAAGATTTGAGTTTAAAGAAAAGTTTAAAGAATGTTTATGATCATATTGAAGCAAGTAAGAATATCATTGTAGAATCGAATAAAATCAACTATGAAACTACAAATATTTTTGAAAAAACAAAGTCTTTAAAGAAAAGTCATCAGGTTATTGATGAATTAAAAAATACAAATAAACAATTACAATCTGATGTTCGAACTTTATCTCATTTAACACTAACACAAAAGAAAGAAATTGATTCATATAGACAGATGCCTTTAGCAAAGCAATTAAAAGAAAAAAATCAAGTAATCAATAATTTGTATGATTCTATTTTCTCGTTAGAAAAACAGATTAAAGATCAAGAATATGATTTTTCTTGCTTAAGAAATAATTATGATAGATTAGAGAATAAAACAGAAAAACTCAAAAATCAAATATTTATTCACGAATCTTTTCTTTCTCTTATTGGTTTAGATAAAGTATTTAATGAATTTAAAAGTATATTTACTAGAAATGATTATTCTATAAATATTGATATTCTCAAAGATATATGTTTTAAAACCATTAAAAAATCAGCAATGATGTTCAAAACATTAAAAGAACGCATTAACTTTTTAAGTCAACAAAATATATCAAATGAAGATGTTTTTCTAAAAAAAGAACAACATTCATATAAAGATATTTCAAGATAG
- a CDS encoding helix-turn-helix domain-containing protein yields MEELKMLTREEVAELLHVHVNTISMLREVGIIDGIKIGKNYMFSQKVIRTFQDDYIGLDVSNKNKAMISKQTVEKRKKDDVNKINYHNAIVGAV; encoded by the coding sequence ATGGAAGAATTAAAAATGCTAACAAGAGAAGAAGTAGCTGAGTTACTTCATGTGCATGTAAATACAATATCCATGTTACGTGAAGTAGGGATAATAGATGGTATTAAAATTGGGAAAAATTATATGTTCTCCCAAAAAGTCATTCGAACTTTCCAAGATGATTATATTGGTTTAGATGTTAGTAATAAAAATAAAGCTATGATAAGTAAACAGACTGTCGAAAAACGAAAGAAAGATGATGTTAATAAAATAAATTATCATAATGCTATTGTGGGAGCAGTGTAA
- a CDS encoding tyrosine-type recombinase/integrase: MAQQKESNGTWSFYGKLPKDENGIRKNYKRRGFKSKKAAKLAEAEFLKQYNHISPTRLKLDDLIVEYHKDAPNHIKLSTIKAYKRFEKYVISPSFGNRYIDDITTLEITRWINEILQNGYNDRAYGESSTRNILLHLSGLFTYAVDHDWLQKNPCHKVKPPKDPNKIIKKQSCEENFWEIEQYHKFINTVEDEYKRDIYEFMFLTGLRIGEFCALQWRDVDLINNKLRISKSLSAITSRITSPKTPRSNRTIQLPNRLVEKLKKRYIIVSQLEGFNEDYYLYKDQTYISIATLRRWFNEDVEKSGVKRITVHGLRHSHASYLLSNPVISELLIAERLGHSVEMLRNTYAHIYEKSRKNLIEYIDQL; the protein is encoded by the coding sequence ATGGCTCAACAGAAGGAAAGTAATGGAACATGGTCTTTTTACGGAAAACTGCCAAAAGATGAAAATGGAATAAGAAAGAATTACAAACGCAGAGGCTTTAAAAGCAAGAAAGCTGCAAAATTAGCAGAGGCAGAGTTTTTAAAACAATATAATCATATTTCGCCAACTCGTTTGAAATTAGATGATTTGATTGTGGAGTATCATAAGGATGCTCCTAATCATATTAAATTATCTACTATTAAAGCCTATAAAAGATTTGAGAAATATGTTATATCTCCTAGCTTTGGTAATCGTTATATTGACGATATTACAACTTTAGAAATTACACGTTGGATCAATGAAATTTTACAAAATGGATATAATGATAGAGCTTATGGAGAGTCATCAACTCGTAATATTTTATTACACCTCTCAGGATTATTCACTTATGCAGTTGATCATGATTGGTTACAAAAGAATCCATGTCATAAAGTTAAACCACCTAAAGACCCAAATAAGATAATAAAAAAGCAGTCTTGTGAAGAAAACTTTTGGGAAATAGAACAATATCACAAATTTATCAATACAGTTGAAGATGAATATAAAAGGGATATCTACGAATTTATGTTTCTTACTGGTTTACGTATTGGTGAATTTTGTGCTTTGCAATGGAGAGATGTTGATCTTATTAATAATAAACTAAGGATATCTAAATCCTTAAGTGCAATTACATCAAGAATAACATCACCTAAGACTCCACGTTCAAATAGAACGATTCAACTGCCAAATAGACTAGTGGAAAAATTAAAAAAGAGATATATTATTGTTTCTCAGTTAGAAGGGTTTAATGAGGATTACTATTTGTATAAAGATCAAACTTATATCTCTATAGCTACACTTAGAAGATGGTTTAATGAAGATGTAGAAAAATCTGGAGTTAAAAGAATAACAGTGCATGGGCTACGACATTCTCATGCAAGTTATTTGTTATCAAATCCAGTAATATCTGAATTGCTCATAGCCGAAAGATTAGGTCATAGTGTAGAAATGTTGCGAAATACGTATGCTCATATTTATGAAAAAAGTCGTAAGAATTTAATTGAATATATCGATCAGTTATAA
- a CDS encoding DNA adenine methylase has translation MANFSPLRYPGGKGKMYNQTVKILKENNLIGCTYIEPFAGGANLALNLLFKGQVKKIILNDYDLAIYAFWYSILNHAPEFIEMIKNVDVSLKEREKQKEIYVNEKKDLLKLGFATFYLNRTNRSGIIKGGPIGGKNQNSKYLIDCRFNKEDLIKRIEKIYSERKKIKIYNQDAMIFLKRKFKPDSFLFIDPPYYNKGAELYENSFTPTGHKRISKRIKKLSVPWVLTYDCVDEIIDMYSFCKGKEYELSYTVQHKKIGNEIMFYRDNLIIDF, from the coding sequence ATGGCTAATTTTTCTCCTTTGCGTTATCCTGGTGGAAAGGGAAAAATGTATAATCAAACTGTGAAAATACTTAAGGAAAATAATTTAATAGGATGTACGTATATTGAACCATTTGCAGGAGGAGCAAACTTGGCTTTAAATCTACTATTTAAAGGACAAGTAAAAAAAATAATTTTAAATGATTATGATTTGGCCATATATGCATTTTGGTATTCTATCTTAAATCACGCTCCAGAATTTATTGAAATGATTAAGAATGTAGATGTTTCGTTAAAAGAGCGAGAAAAACAAAAAGAAATATATGTCAATGAAAAAAAAGATTTATTAAAGTTAGGATTTGCTACTTTTTATTTAAATAGGACAAATAGATCTGGCATTATTAAAGGTGGACCTATCGGTGGAAAAAATCAAAATTCTAAATATTTAATTGATTGCAGATTTAACAAAGAAGATTTAATAAAAAGAATAGAAAAAATCTATAGCGAAAGAAAAAAAATCAAAATATATAATCAAGATGCAATGATCTTTTTAAAAAGAAAGTTTAAGCCTGATTCGTTTTTATTTATAGATCCTCCATATTATAATAAAGGTGCAGAATTATACGAGAACTCGTTTACTCCTACAGGCCATAAAAGGATTTCTAAAAGAATTAAAAAACTTTCAGTTCCATGGGTATTAACATATGATTGTGTAGATGAAATAATAGATATGTATTCATTTTGTAAAGGCAAAGAATATGAGTTATCTTATACTGTTCAACATAAGAAAATAGGAAACGAAATAATGTTTTATAGAGATAATTTAATTATTGATTTTTGA
- a CDS encoding AAA family ATPase — MIVKSVEINKFRSFDNQSFKMGKYITALAGKNATQKTTLLGMIGQPFTISQKDHPLYGCQTIDGYNFRSQFKDKFKLSQTFDLAGMHNWTLNFYNNNYYNNNKLELKSIPRPLKSNPNAIRFWNAESKSKGSGYVQLPVYFLSLSRLFPIGESGKTKSIDIKLSIEENDYFIENYRKILSIQSQNNANAVMEKADTKKNFVGINDDVHDVFTNSAGESNIGKIILAVLSFKRLKNQFGTNYKGGMLLIDELDATLYGYSQIKLIEYLYQSAKELKIQIVFTTHSPLILEKVGLLQKQEKKDAQQRGINTNIPDYNYNSEIVYLKPDYKKNLEGAIVRKVKCENIRSVKELKKILNDINLEPTLISQDLHVYVEDERAKSFLEFLLKNYLKVNINNYLNIIDVDLGYTNYLQLYSKKIPEFLNSVIILDHDVLVKASNSQKQIIVQSNNIILLPDDVERGMFDLLKDPTVYSHFENELEGIQMDYDTCFRDFPLDKYQSLEYKQWFKYIENIVKDVNILFKFWLNYNIENANQFINQFIDSYNYLADKFNYDNLNLPIE, encoded by the coding sequence ATGATAGTAAAAAGTGTTGAAATTAATAAATTTAGATCATTCGATAATCAATCATTTAAAATGGGCAAATATATAACTGCACTTGCCGGAAAAAATGCAACACAAAAAACAACTCTATTAGGGATGATTGGGCAACCATTTACTATATCTCAAAAAGATCATCCATTATATGGATGTCAAACTATTGATGGCTATAATTTTAGATCACAATTCAAAGATAAATTTAAGTTGTCACAAACATTTGATTTAGCTGGAATGCATAATTGGACATTAAATTTTTATAATAACAACTATTATAATAATAATAAATTGGAGTTAAAAAGCATTCCTAGACCATTAAAATCCAATCCTAATGCTATTAGATTTTGGAATGCAGAGAGTAAATCGAAAGGTTCAGGATATGTACAACTTCCTGTGTATTTTTTAAGTCTTTCTAGATTGTTTCCAATAGGAGAATCAGGTAAAACTAAATCTATAGATATTAAATTATCTATAGAAGAAAATGATTATTTTATTGAAAATTATAGAAAAATTTTATCAATTCAATCACAAAATAATGCAAATGCTGTAATGGAAAAAGCAGATACTAAGAAAAATTTTGTTGGTATAAATGACGATGTTCATGATGTTTTTACAAATTCTGCGGGTGAAAGTAATATAGGTAAAATTATTTTAGCAGTATTATCGTTTAAGAGATTAAAAAATCAATTTGGTACTAACTATAAAGGTGGAATGTTATTAATTGATGAATTAGATGCAACTTTATATGGCTATTCGCAAATTAAGTTAATTGAGTATCTGTATCAAAGTGCTAAAGAATTAAAAATTCAAATAGTATTTACAACACATTCTCCTTTGATTCTTGAAAAAGTTGGTCTTTTACAAAAACAAGAAAAGAAAGATGCACAGCAAAGGGGAATAAATACTAATATCCCTGACTATAATTACAATAGTGAGATTGTATATCTAAAACCAGATTATAAAAAGAATCTTGAAGGAGCTATTGTAAGAAAAGTGAAATGTGAAAACATAAGAAGTGTAAAAGAACTTAAAAAGATTTTAAATGATATTAATTTAGAACCAACATTAATTAGTCAGGATTTGCATGTCTATGTCGAAGATGAGAGAGCAAAAAGTTTTTTAGAGTTTTTATTAAAAAACTATTTAAAAGTTAATATTAATAATTATTTGAATATTATTGATGTCGATTTAGGATATACTAATTATCTTCAGTTATATTCCAAAAAAATACCAGAATTCTTGAATAGTGTGATTATATTAGATCATGATGTGTTAGTCAAGGCTAGTAATAGTCAAAAACAAATAATAGTTCAAAGTAATAATATTATTCTTTTACCTGATGATGTTGAAAGAGGTATGTTTGACTTGTTAAAAGATCCAACAGTCTATTCCCATTTTGAAAATGAATTAGAAGGAATACAGATGGATTATGACACATGTTTTAGGGATTTTCCGCTTGATAAATATCAATCATTAGAATATAAGCAATGGTTCAAATATATTGAGAATATAGTGAAAGATGTAAATATTTTATTTAAATTTTGGCTTAATTATAATATAGAGAATGCAAATCAATTCATTAATCAATTTATTGATAGCTACAATTATTTAGCTGATAAATTTAATTATGATAATTTAAACTTGCCTATTGAATAA
- the lysS gene encoding lysine--tRNA ligase, with translation MEERQFSEQELVRREKLDFLRERGIDPFGQRFDVTHFSKQIKEEFAGKTHEELEEMAVPVKIAGRIMTKRRKGKVCFMHIQDRDGQIQIYVRKDVIGEDEYEVLIKSDIGDIVGIEGTVFVTNTGELSVKVAKFIHLTKALRPLPEKYHGLSDVEERYRRRYVDLIMNEESRKIAFARPKIIRSIQNFLDSQGYVEVETPVLNPILGGAAARPFTTHHNALDMNFYLRIATELSLKRLIVGGMDAVYEIGRLFRNEGMDRTHNPEFTTIEVYKAFSDLEGMMDLTEGIISNAAMSVCGTYDLEYKGNKISLAPGFKRISMTDAIKEQTGIDFASDMTFEEAKALAEERHIEVENHFGYGHIINAFFEEYVEETIVEPTFVYGHPIEISPLAKKNLEDPRFTQRFELFICGNEYANAFTELNDPIDQYERFSNQLKEKELGNDEANEMDLDYVEALEYGLPPTGGMGMGIDRLVMLLTGQESIQEVILFPQMKPRNK, from the coding sequence ATGGAAGAAAGACAGTTTAGTGAACAAGAGTTAGTCAGAAGAGAAAAGTTAGATTTTTTAAGAGAAAGAGGAATTGATCCTTTTGGACAAAGATTCGATGTTACACATTTTTCAAAACAGATTAAAGAGGAATTTGCTGGTAAAACACATGAAGAATTAGAAGAAATGGCAGTCCCTGTTAAAATTGCAGGAAGAATTATGACAAAACGTCGTAAAGGAAAAGTCTGCTTTATGCATATTCAAGATAGAGATGGACAAATTCAAATTTATGTCAGAAAAGATGTTATTGGTGAAGATGAATATGAAGTTTTAATTAAGAGTGATATTGGTGATATTGTTGGTATAGAGGGAACTGTATTTGTAACAAACACTGGTGAATTATCAGTCAAAGTAGCAAAGTTTATTCATTTAACAAAAGCATTACGTCCTTTACCTGAGAAATATCATGGTTTAAGTGATGTTGAAGAAAGATATAGAAGAAGATATGTAGATTTAATTATGAATGAGGAATCAAGAAAGATTGCTTTTGCAAGACCTAAGATTATTCGTTCAATTCAAAATTTCTTAGATAGTCAAGGTTATGTTGAAGTGGAAACTCCAGTCTTGAATCCTATTTTAGGAGGAGCGGCTGCAAGACCATTTACTACTCATCATAATGCTTTAGATATGAATTTCTATTTAAGAATTGCAACTGAATTATCATTAAAAAGATTAATTGTTGGTGGAATGGATGCTGTTTATGAAATTGGACGTTTATTTAGAAATGAAGGAATGGATAGAACTCATAATCCTGAATTTACAACAATTGAAGTGTATAAAGCATTCAGTGATTTAGAAGGAATGATGGATTTAACTGAAGGTATTATTTCTAATGCTGCAATGAGTGTTTGTGGTACATATGATTTAGAGTATAAAGGAAACAAGATTTCTTTAGCACCTGGATTTAAACGTATTTCTATGACAGATGCTATTAAGGAACAAACTGGCATTGACTTTGCGAGTGATATGACTTTTGAAGAAGCAAAAGCTTTAGCTGAAGAAAGACATATTGAAGTTGAAAATCATTTTGGTTATGGTCATATTATTAATGCTTTCTTTGAGGAATATGTAGAAGAGACAATTGTTGAACCTACTTTTGTGTATGGTCATCCAATTGAAATTTCTCCACTTGCTAAGAAGAATTTAGAAGATCCACGTTTTACACAACGTTTTGAATTATTCATTTGTGGAAATGAATATGCAAATGCATTTACAGAATTAAATGATCCTATTGATCAATATGAAAGATTCTCTAATCAGTTAAAAGAAAAAGAATTAGGTAATGATGAAGCCAATGAAATGGATTTAGATTATGTAGAAGCATTGGAATATGGATTGCCACCAACAGGTGGAATGGGTATGGGTATTGATAGACTTGTGATGTTATTAACTGGTCAAGAATCTATCCAAGAAGTTATCTTATTCCCTCAGATGAAACCAAGAAATAAATAG
- a CDS encoding MgtC/SapB family protein, which yields MLILPSIVIHWEWFLRILIAGMCGAFIGYERRNRNKEAGIRTHSIIALGAALIMIVSKYGFPDVNEYDAARMAAQIVSGVGFLGAGVIFVRHGTVSGLTRAAGMWATAGAGSCIGAGLYDVGIMATLCVAGLQFIFHKGIFCKFTNQGQIIQIQVTQDSSALADIQHTLKKHGVAIQSMKVEVMDRDTLFIEVDGVTPQSFSREELLEEMMDKKYMKMFSYA from the coding sequence ATGTTAATATTGCCATCTATAGTGATTCATTGGGAATGGTTTTTAAGAATACTCATAGCAGGAATGTGTGGTGCATTTATTGGTTATGAGAGAAGAAATAGGAATAAAGAAGCAGGAATTAGAACACATTCTATTATTGCTTTAGGAGCTGCATTAATTATGATTGTTTCTAAATATGGCTTTCCAGATGTGAATGAATACGATGCTGCACGTATGGCTGCTCAAATTGTCAGTGGTGTTGGTTTTTTGGGAGCTGGTGTTATATTTGTAAGACATGGAACTGTATCAGGATTAACAAGGGCAGCTGGTATGTGGGCAACCGCTGGGGCTGGTTCTTGTATTGGAGCAGGACTATATGATGTTGGGATTATGGCAACATTATGCGTAGCTGGATTACAGTTTATATTCCATAAAGGTATATTTTGTAAATTTACCAATCAAGGTCAAATTATACAAATACAGGTGACCCAAGATTCTTCTGCTCTCGCTGATATTCAACATACCTTAAAAAAACATGGCGTTGCGATTCAGTCAATGAAGGTTGAAGTCATGGATAGAGATACATTATTTATTGAAGTTGATGGTGTCACACCACAATCATTTAGCCGTGAGGAATTGTTAGAAGAAATGATGGATAAAAAATATATGAAAATGTTTAGTTACGCATAA
- a CDS encoding tyrosine-protein phosphatase has protein sequence MRELKIRNFRDVSGYQNQDGQVMKKNKIFRGASLDQITFDDALYMEKELGIHYILDYRDEKESLMSQDIVFPNAIYERIAALQVKEATDEGFDFGSMLQGEMTLEKLKFLLSYVSEGYKTMAFDNPAYHKLFELLLRNDGHVYFHCTAGKDRTGVSAFLIMMALGMSEEDGIQEYLLSNEYLKVFNEAFCDELQIPADMRKYCEPLLYVQKENIMYTINSIKERYSDYNVFLEKEYGIDEEKRKLLRKIYCE, from the coding sequence ATGAGGGAATTGAAAATTAGAAATTTTAGAGATGTCAGTGGATATCAAAATCAAGATGGACAAGTCATGAAAAAGAATAAAATTTTTAGAGGTGCTTCATTAGATCAAATCACATTTGATGATGCTTTATACATGGAAAAAGAACTAGGAATTCATTACATTTTAGACTATAGAGATGAAAAAGAATCTTTGATGAGCCAGGATATTGTTTTTCCAAATGCTATTTATGAGCGTATTGCAGCCTTACAAGTGAAGGAAGCAACAGATGAAGGTTTTGATTTTGGTTCTATGTTACAAGGTGAAATGACTTTAGAAAAACTAAAATTTCTATTGAGTTATGTAAGTGAGGGTTATAAGACTATGGCTTTTGATAATCCAGCTTATCATAAACTTTTTGAGTTGTTACTACGAAATGATGGGCATGTTTATTTTCATTGTACAGCTGGAAAAGATCGTACAGGTGTGAGTGCATTTTTAATTATGATGGCTTTAGGTATGAGTGAAGAAGACGGAATTCAAGAATATTTATTATCTAATGAATATTTGAAGGTCTTTAATGAAGCCTTCTGTGATGAATTACAAATACCAGCAGATATGAGAAAATATTGTGAACCATTGTTATATGTTCAAAAAGAGAATATAATGTATACAATCAATTCTATTAAAGAAAGATATTCAGACTATAATGTATTCTTGGAAAAAGAATATGGTATTGATGAAGAAAAGAGGAAATTGCTAAGAAAAATATATTGTGAATAG
- a CDS encoding PHP domain-containing protein yields the protein MVYADLHVHTNHSDGTKEIRDVLMMAKEKGIQRIAITDHDTIDHLDEVKRLGEELGIRTIRGVEMSCYDEDVAKKIHIIGLWLNEKAPHVEALCQKTLACRDAYHHKLIENLSQKGYHITYEDAKKYSPYNIVFKIHIFLALMEKYPEEMTPEKYRGLFASKTSKETDLQMGYIDIQKGIEAIQKDGGIAIIAHPCEYNNYDEIEKYVGYGLQGIEISHPSMKDEDYPLTQKYAKKFNLFKSGGSDFHDSRLTQMGDYGLNKQQFEELVNHMRKVKGL from the coding sequence ATGGTATATGCTGATTTACATGTTCACACAAATCATAGTGATGGGACAAAAGAAATACGTGATGTTTTGATGATGGCTAAAGAAAAAGGAATACAAAGAATTGCAATTACTGATCATGATACAATTGATCATTTAGATGAAGTGAAACGTCTTGGAGAGGAATTAGGCATTCGAACTATTCGGGGTGTAGAAATGAGCTGTTATGATGAGGATGTTGCAAAAAAGATTCATATTATAGGTTTATGGTTGAATGAAAAGGCTCCTCATGTAGAGGCACTCTGTCAAAAAACATTAGCATGTAGAGATGCATATCATCATAAACTGATTGAAAATCTTTCTCAAAAGGGCTATCATATCACTTATGAAGATGCTAAAAAATATTCCCCTTATAACATTGTTTTTAAAATTCATATCTTTTTAGCATTGATGGAAAAATATCCAGAAGAAATGACACCAGAAAAATATCGTGGACTCTTTGCATCAAAAACATCAAAAGAAACTGATTTACAAATGGGTTATATAGATATACAAAAAGGTATAGAAGCTATTCAAAAAGATGGTGGAATTGCCATAATTGCTCATCCATGTGAATATAATAATTATGATGAAATTGAAAAATATGTTGGATATGGATTACAAGGTATAGAAATCTCTCATCCTAGTATGAAAGATGAAGATTATCCTTTAACACAAAAGTATGCAAAAAAGTTTAACTTATTTAAAAGTGGGGGAAGTGATTTCCATGATTCTCGTTTAACACAAATGGGTGATTATGGACTCAATAAACAACAGTTTGAAGAATTAGTGAACCATATGAGAAAGGTAAAAGGATTATGA